The Pan paniscus chromosome 2, NHGRI_mPanPan1-v2.0_pri, whole genome shotgun sequence genome contains the following window.
CTCGGGCACTCGGTGGAGCGGCTCCGCCTTCAGGGGCAGCCCGGCGGGAGGTCGGGAGGAGCAGAGGCTTCTGTGACGTTCTGGGGTTCTCAGAACATGATCACCTCACAGGGTTTCTCCAGAGGCCCTTTGGGTAGCATTTGGCAGACCCTGTCCCCACCAAAGACCAGTGGTGAGAGCCCCCGCTCCAGTACAGAGCTGTCTACGCAGCTGGCCATGGGCGGTGCGTGTCTGCAGGGGACTCTTCTCCCACTCTCCAGCTCTCCTCACTTCTGCCTCCTGCCCCCTCGGGGAAAAAGAGAGGCTTCCTAGGCAGAAGTGCCCCTCCCAGCTCTGCACTCTCTGCCCCTGGGGGGGAGCCAATGTCTGATCATAAATCTCTTCACACACTCACACTTGCACCCCCGAATAGACCCCACAGGCTGCCCCGCCTCCCAGAGAACTTCCCCCAGAGACAGCCTCTGCCTGTCAGGGAAGCAAAGTGACGTGCTGCTCAAGAATGTCCCCAGAAGGCTCCGGCGCTTGAGACAAAGTTCAAGGGCAAGGACATTCGTCATTTCCTGTGGTGTGCTGAGGGCATTGATGATGTCTTTCGAAAACACCCCACCTGTGTTTCTCCTCTGCTCTTACACCTCCCAACAGCAACAACACCGACAGACGACTTCTGTGAGCAAATATGCGGCTTTTTTCACCAACAAAGAAGCAATAGATTCTGCAGTGGACGCCAGCTGGCTTTTCCCTGTCCCACGAATCCCTGGCCAGCCCTCAGTTCTTGCATAGACATGCCATTTCagtgtaaatttatttgagaGCAAGGCCATTGTTAGTAATTTTCCCAAATAAAGAAATGCAGTGTTAATTTGATATTTGAAATTCCTTAGAATTGAGATCTGCATCCCAAGAAGAGCAacctcctctctttccttcttgctttttctcttccctcctgCATTTTCATCTGTCTCCCTGTGTTTCTTGGTGCCTTTGCCCCTCTGCTCTCATTGGCAGGCATCTAGCCTGGGCCTGATGCGTGGCTGCGACGATGGTAACTGGCTGTGTAACCAGATCCTGACGTTTGATCCGTCACCATCTAGCGAGGGTGGATGAAACCCGCCTGGGACTTGCTGTGCAGAGGGGACGGGGTCAGGAGCCAGCTCCCAGGCCGACTGCGGCCTTGCAGGTGATGTGGGAAAAGTCGCCGAATCCAGCCATCCAAACATCACACACCCATTAACTCCGGCAGATGCGAATGGTTGATGTTGGTGATGCCGGTAGCCAGCTTCACGCTGGCCTAATACCTGGGAGGGGGACTGGCTGGGACACTGTGGACCTGAATCTTCCTCGGATATGCTCATTGCAGAACGAAGGTTGGAAGAAAGCCATTCTGGTGACTTGGCCAGCCTCACCAGCCTGTCCCCTCCTCGAACACACACCTGCCCTCACTCTGTGCTGTCTCTGGGACGGGATCACATTTGGAGCTGGCCAGGTCTCTACCTGGTCTCTGATGGTCTGACCTCTGGGAGGACACTTCCGTCTGCCTGCCACACTTGTCCTGGCTGCAGTAGGTTTCCTGAGACTGGACAGGAGCCCCATCCATGCCCGGGAAGATCCCAGCTCCCCTCAAGACTCCTGTGACCGCTCCAAGTTCAGGTCCTCAAAGTCATCCTGACTCCAACCCCTGGCTCTGCCCCCAGCTTGGTTCTGCTGCACGAAGACCCAGACCCCAAGCCTGGCCCCACAGTTCTCCCCAAGTTCAGAATTCGGTGACCCCACCAAGGGCGGGGCCGGGGAGCAGGGGCGATCGCGTGCAGGAGACCTTCAGGGGAAGGGGAGACATGGCTCCCGACTCAACTTGCTGCTATTTTAGGGCTGGGCTGCTACCAAGTGCAGCTTCCAACCAAAGGGCCTCGGCCCCTGATTCCCTGCAGAAGGCGGTGGCGTCAGCACATCCTGCTCTTAGCACCTCTGCTCCTTCCACCTACCCCAGGGGTGCCCTTGGGGGGCCGGGTCTTCAGGGGAGCATGGCTGGGCTCCCTGCTCCCTGTGACTGCATGCCCACTGGGCGGTGACTCTCCCAAAGGAGGAGGGTCTGAGGGCCTCCGGGCTCTCCTGGCAAATACTGGGGTCAACAGAGCTGGCACGTATCCCTCTCGGCTGATTTCCTcctattttttaatggaaataagcaaacaaaaaaacaaaacaagacataaTTTCTAGACAAAAAGGCTTTTTCACATAAAATTATGAATGTTGCAAGGTTTCACTACTTGTCATTCTAGGAGGGGGTACAGAGAACTTGCAACACCTCCCCAGGTAAAACCAGCCAGGGCTGCCTTTGCTGGTCCTGCCGGTCTCCGTGACAGGGATGTCACAGGGCTGCAAAGAGGGTTCCAAGGGCCCCAGCTGGTGCCCACCTGCCAAGAGGGAACTGCAGAGCCTTGGCCTCTGGGCCACCAGCTTCCCTCTCCCAACCGCTGCTCACTCCAGCCACCCAGGAGTGAAGCCAGGTGCCTTTCCTCGTCCTGCTCCTGGTCCCCGGTTCACCTCACTTCCGGCCGCCTCAGTTCCTTGctccatctcagcccccagggaGACCCCAGGCAGTGAAGAGTGAGACGTTTTCCCCAAGCAGAGAGAGTGCCCTCCTTGCCTGCTGTGAAGGTGACTTCCGCACAGACTCCGCCCCGTGCCCTCCTTGCCTGCTGTGAAGGTGACTTCCACACAGACTCGGCCCCCTGTCCCTCTGCTCTTGCCGACGGGTCTTATTTTGGGTCTCGTGTCTCCAGGCCCTCAATTTGTATTTATCCCCCATTCCTAGAGTTTCTGCAGGATACTGAAACCAGCCCCCCTGGTTTTGGGGTGGTTGTGAATCAGTGTCTCCTGTTCCTTGGAGCCCCCTCTGTGCTCCCCAGGAAGCAGGAAGTGGAAGCCCCCACTTTAATCCTACCAGGGCAGCCTCACTTTTACCTACATTGATTTGTCCGTGTGTGTTTTGACGTCCTCTCTGAGCATGGCTGGGCACAGCAAGTCTATTTCCACTCCCTAAGCATGGGTGGTCCTGGCTGGCAGAGGGGACGGAGGCAAGGTCCAAGACTCTGCTGTCCCTGAGGTTCTGGGGCTCAGGCTGCTGGAGGCGGTGCCAGGCGGGATGGAGGTGTCGAGGTGCCTGGGCACAGATAGTACCCTCAGAGAGGGGACCGGCCTGGGGGACCACGCAGCTGGTATTACGGCCTGCTTGCACCCCATTGGCTGGAGCCTAGTCACATGTCATTCACTGCAAGGAATGCTGGGCCGGTCACAAGTCACTCGCTGCAAGgaatgctgggaatacagccaTCCTGTGGGCTGGTGAGCAGCCGGGCATCTTGGCCACTCTCCTGTGGAGGGTTAGGTGTGGACAAAAAGTATTTGGTaaaaagagtttgaaaccagcaatGAGACCCTCCCCAGCTCTGCCCTTTCTATGTCCCAcataagttgtttttcttttagtaacAGGGAGGGGCCTGAGCCAGCCTGGCCTGCTGCTGCTCCCACACCTCCAGGACTCCTCCACAGGCAGGGTGGGGCCGCCACCAGCTCTGCCCAGCAAACTGTGGGCACAAGGGCTGGGGGTCAGGCTAGGCTGAGGCAGCTTCTATTATGCCTGCTCTGTGACCCAGAGACCATAGCCCTGGGGGCTTTAGGAGGGCCACCGGCCTGGGTTCAGCAGTGACATGAGTGACACACAGACCCTTTGCTTTGAGCCAGTGGGAGGTGGGTGTTACTGCAGCGCAGTCCCCGCCTTGGTGATGCCACCAGCATGTGCGGCACTCACCTGCACTGCAGGACCACCCCCTCTGTAGGACCACCTGCCTCCTCGCCCCACACACAAGCCCTCGGGGGCACCTCTTGGCCCTTGTGCCTGTGCGGAGCCTGATGCctatttgaataaattattagaaaaattattaggtgaggccgggcacggtggctcatgcctgtaatcccagcactttgggaggctgacacgggcggatcacgaggtcaggagatcaagactcatcctggctaacatggtgaaaccccatctctactaaaaatacaaaaaaattagctgggcgtggtggcaggtgcctgtagtcccagctactcgggaggctgaagcaggagaatggcgtgaacctgggaggcagagcttgcagtgaaccaagattgtgccactgcactccagcctgggtgacagagcaagagtccgtctcaaaaaataaaaataaaaaaaattatcaggtgAAAGGAGCCAGACATGAAAGCAACCATGTGTCCTGTGATGGCGTTCATATGAAATGCTTGGAATAAGCTGCTCTATGGAGGCAGAAAGCAGATAGGGGGCAGCCCGAGGCTGCGAGGAGAGGGAGCTAGGAGTGAATCCAGGGCTCCTTTTCAGGGTGATAGAAATGCTTTGCAATTAGATCCTAGTAATGCCAATATACTAACAACTACACCTCTTTCAGATGCTGCAGGTGGACAGGTGACAGGTGGGGACGCGGTCCCTGTCCCTGGCACTCCCGTCAAGAAGGCACAATCCTCTGTGCTTAGGGTGGGGGTGACTTGGCTGCAGACGCTCCTGCCCCGGCAGAGGCCGTTTCTTCCCAGACTCCCATGTGGCCCTGAGTCACTGGGGATCAGAATGAGCATGAGAATGTGGATTCGCGGGGCCCAGGTGGGGTTTTTTCACAAGCCCCCGGGGGCAAGGCTGAAGCTGGTAGCTCAGAAACTGGAGCTGGCTGTCAGCATCAAAACACTGCTCAGTGACAGGGGCTGTATGGCCTGGGGCAGTCCAAGAAAATCATCCAAGAGTGAAGGAAGAACTGTTCTGAAGCCTTCCGGCCTCCAGTGAAATTCCTTGGATGGGAAACCCTGGGGAGGGAGGGTCCCCATTCCCCCAACCCCACTCACCCCGACAAGGGACAGCTTCCCTGGGGACGTCCTCGGACCCGCCCTGCGTACTCAGATATTTAGACGATGTTCTGATATTCAGTGATTTTCAGAGTAATGGTGTTAAagttacacatatatatgcaaaaataagaaaataaacgaATTCCTATTCCTCCATCTAGAGAACACTACCCGTTTTACCTTTTTTGGCGTTTCTAAATAAAATCTTCAAACGAGATCGTGCTGTTCCTGCTATGTAGTTACTTTTAATTCTCTCAGCGATGTCTTAGAGCACCTTCCTGTTTAAAGGAGCGAGCGCCTGACGCGAGCGAGCCCGCGTTCACGGGCAGTTTTACAATGGGATGCCGCAGATGCATTTCAAGGCATAAAACAGAGCTCCCCCGCACCCCGCCGGCAGGTGGATCTGATTTTCCTCTGCTGCAGCGTTTGCTGAAACCGAGCTCCGCCGCACCCCGCGGGCAGGTGGATCTGATTTTCCTCTGCTGCAGCGTTTGCTGAAACCGAGCTCCCCCGCACCCCGCGGGCAGGTGGATCTGATTTTCCTCTGCTGCAGCGTTTGCTGAAACCGAGCTCCCCCGCACCCCGCGGGCAGGTGGATCTGATTTTCCTCTGCTGCAGCGTTTGCTGAAACCGAGCTCCCCCGCACCCCGCGGGCAGGTGGATCTGATTTTCCTCTGCTGCAGCGTTTGCTGAAACCGAGCTCCCCCGCACCCCGCGGGCAGGTGGATCTGATTTTCCTCTGCTGCAGCGTTTGCTGAAACCGAGCTCCCCCGCACCCCGCGGGCAGGTGGATCTGATTTTCCTCTGCTGCAGCGTTTGCTGAAACCGAGCCCCCCCGCACCCCGCGGGCAGGTGGATCTGATTTTCCTCTGCTGCAGCGTTTGCTGAAACCGAGCTCCCCCGCACCCCGCGGGCAGGTGGATCTGATTTTCCTCTGCTGCAGCGTTTGCTGGGGGCTAAGGGTGAGAACCGCGGGAACGAACTCACGCGCGGCAGCGTCGGGAAACCCGGCCCACAGCGCCACCGTGTGGTCTCCGCGTCCCCCGTCCGGAGTCACCCCGAGCCGGTTCCCTTCCTGCCGTCCCCAGGAGCCGACGCTCTGAG
Protein-coding sequences here:
- the LOC117979861 gene encoding uncharacterized protein LOC117979861; its protein translation is MHVCAFAGFLRAAHDSGLHLLPRRPPFCPRAGQDRGPSGPDRAPRPPASPATAQDGGRPRGSPPGRDSAGAGGPSTGECGRRAGRPEKMLAQLECLKTNPQSVGSWGRQEGNRLGVTPDGGRGDHTVALWAGFPDAAAREFVPAVLTLSPQQTLQQRKIRSTCPRGAGELGFSKRCSRGKSDPPARGVRGGSVSANAAAEENQIHLPAGCGGARFQQTLQQRKIRSTCPRGAGELGFSKRCSRGKSDPPARGVRGSSVSANAAAEENQIHLPAGCGGARFQQTLQQRKIRSTCPRGAGELGFSKRCSRGKSDPPARGVRRSSVSANAAAEENQIHLPAGCGGALFYALKCICGIPL